GCCATATTTATTAATGCATTCCTATGACCTTCTTCAAAATGTTCCAAGATTTCATTTACTTTTTCTTTACTCTTTCCCCATCCATAATCAACAATTTTTTCTTCAGGTTCTGGTATTTTAGAAATATTAGAAGCTCTATCTTTATTTCTAATCAAGTATCTCCTTCTAATTAAATCTTGTTGAGAATGAAAACCAAATACCTTTCTTTCATATTGAGTAAAATCATCAGCAAAATAAATTTCTTTTCCATTTGTATAATATATAAATATCTTTTCACCTGTTTGCTTATATATATCTTTAGCATAATTGTAAGCTTGTTCTTTTGCAAGAGCAAAAAGTGAAGAAGAGACTTTTGATAAATTTTGAGGAACTCTCTTTGCTTCTACAATTGCTAAAGGCTTTCCTTTATCATCTAATAACATATAATCAACATAAGCCTTATCCAAATGACCTCTCTTATTTAATTTTCCTGTTTTTACTCTAAATTTATTTTGTAGTTCTTCTACTGTTTGAACTGAGAATGTATCATCATAGTTTAAATATTTAGGTGTTTTAAAATCAGAATTTTTAGTATCTATTTCTTCTAAAACTAACCTTTTATTATTTATTTTCCAACCTTGTTCTTCTAATCTAGGGTCAATTATTTCTTTTCTAGTATTCTTTTCATCAATATTTTCATAAGATTGAACCTTAGCCATACTACTTTATAAATGGAACCTATTTATATATCTTGTCAATTATAGCTAAAAACAAGAAATTTTACAAAAGCTTTTTATATAGTTTAAAGATTATATAATTATTATAACTGCTGATGTAGTATAACGGTTATTACGGGGCATTGGTAATGCTCTGATCCGAGTTCGATTCTCGGCATTAGCTTTTTATTTCTCAATTCCAAAACCATTCTAAATAAATTTCTAGATATTGTTTGTTTCTTTCGTTCCCTTTTAAATAGTCCCATTCGTCAGCTATTGGAAAGACACACTTTTTTTTAGATTCTTTTCCTTTAAAAAAAATTCCATATTTATCATCTATAAAATCGTCAATTCTCTCAACCTTAAGCTCGAAATCTTCATAATTCAAGCCTTTTCGTGTTTCTTTATGACATATTATATAAAAAGGAAAATCCAATTTTTGATTTAAAAAACTTCTAAATATCTCTAACGAATCATTATTTCTTGAAGGAATTTTAGTTTTAAATACTTGCAAGAGAATTTCTTCACTTTTTAAAGAATATTTAAAATCATCAAAGAAATACTCATAACCACTAAACTTTTTCTCTAAAAGTTCAATTTCATCTCTTAAAAATGGAAAAACTTCATCATACTTGTATAGAAAATCTTGAATTAAGTCTTCAAAATGCTCAATGTCAAAATGATCTCTTAAATCTATTAATTTTCTCAGATATAAAGAAAATAAATCAAAGTTCTTGTTTTTTAAAAGCTCTTTTTCAATGATTTCTCTTTTAGTATCTAATAAATCATATTCGTGATGTGATCTTATCCATAAATCTTTAATGAGTTTAGTCATGGCTTCATTAGAAAAATCATTTTCAATATGGATATTTGCTATATCTGGAAATTCAGATTGTACCTTTAAAACAATTTCTACAAGCTCCTCTTTTGATTTTTTAAGTAATTTTTCTTGAAGTTCATTTATAGAGATGGGTTTGTTTTGTTTTAGCCATAGAATCAAAGCTGCTAAATGTTTACAATACCCCATATAAGGACAACTGCAAGACATTTCCCTTGTATCAATATTAATACTTAGTTTATAATCACTATTTCCTAAACACTTGGCTTTTACCTGAATTTCATCAAAAATAATATTTGAGACTAATCCTTCTCTATAATATCCTACCCCTCTTTTCCAAATTACTCCATCAAAGTTATTTTCCAACTCTTGCAATATCTTTTTATCTATTTCATTTGCCATTTTCTTCATTAATTAGATCCCAATAGTCCTTGTCTTGTTTGCTTAATTTTTCAAAATACTTCCAGGACACATAATGTCTCTTATTGTAAGGCAATTTACATATTTGTATATCTCCATTTCTCATCATTTTATTAAACTCCTTTCTATCTATATTGGAATTAGATAATTTATCTCTCAAAATATCAAATTTTTTAGAACAATCATTAATTATCTCATCATGTCTAAAACATTTTCTTGCGCAATAATTCCCAAAATAAGTATTAATAGCATCAGATATTTTGCTTCCCATAGTTATTTTAAGAAACCTTACTTATTTAAATTCTTCATGATATTGACAATGTCCTCTATAACAGTCATAATAAGCAA
This region of Candidatus Woesearchaeota archaeon genomic DNA includes:
- a CDS encoding SWIM zinc finger family protein yields the protein MANEIDKKILQELENNFDGVIWKRGVGYYREGLVSNIIFDEIQVKAKCLGNSDYKLSINIDTREMSCSCPYMGYCKHLAALILWLKQNKPISINELQEKLLKKSKEELVEIVLKVQSEFPDIANIHIENDFSNEAMTKLIKDLWIRSHHEYDLLDTKREIIEKELLKNKNFDLFSLYLRKLIDLRDHFDIEHFEDLIQDFLYKYDEVFPFLRDEIELLEKKFSGYEYFFDDFKYSLKSEEILLQVFKTKIPSRNNDSLEIFRSFLNQKLDFPFYIICHKETRKGLNYEDFELKVERIDDFIDDKYGIFFKGKESKKKCVFPIADEWDYLKGNERNKQYLEIYLEWFWN
- a CDS encoding type I restriction endonuclease yields the protein MAKVQSYENIDEKNTRKEIIDPRLEEQGWKINNKRLVLEEIDTKNSDFKTPKYLNYDDTFSVQTVEELQNKFRVKTGKLNKRGHLDKAYVDYMLLDDKGKPLAIVEAKRVPQNLSKVSSSLFALAKEQAYNYAKDIYKQTGEKIFIYYTNGKEIYFADDFTQYERKVFGFHSQQDLIRRRYLIRNKDRASNISKIPEPEEKIVDYGWGKSKEKVNEILEHFEEGHRNALINMATGTGKTRVAMALIDFLRRGKIVDKVLFLTDRVALRE